From a region of the Agrobacterium tumefaciens genome:
- a CDS encoding aromatic ring-hydroxylating dioxygenase subunit alpha, with protein MELRDTVLRQLKNRREGFSLEQPFYTDPDYFKLDMETIWYRDWLFVAHDCEVPKPGTYVTVQIGAYSVIIVRGRDGAIRAFHNSCRHRGSRVCTSHKGQSARLVCPYHQWTYDLDGKLLFARHMGEDFDKGEFGLKPVACESVAGYVFICLGAQPADFSPVRAEVEAYMAPHRIQEAKVAHESTIIEKGNWKLVWENNRECYHCAANHPELCRTYPENPSVTGTDGGASDPEIGGHWARCEAAGLPSRFKIDPKGQFRVARMPLIGEAESYTMSGKRAVRRQLSDDVTISHIGALLLFHYPTTWNHFLGDHSISFRVLPLSAEETMVTTKWLVHKDAVEGVDYDLEELTHVWNETNDQDRRIVEENAFGIRSPAYEPGPYSMEDEGGVMQFVNWYADFMVDRLSGDKARLSAVA; from the coding sequence ATGGAATTGCGTGATACCGTTTTGCGCCAGCTTAAGAACCGTCGTGAGGGTTTCAGTCTCGAACAACCCTTCTATACGGACCCGGACTATTTCAAGCTGGACATGGAAACGATCTGGTACCGCGACTGGCTGTTCGTCGCCCATGATTGCGAAGTACCAAAGCCTGGCACTTACGTTACGGTGCAGATCGGCGCCTATTCGGTCATTATCGTACGTGGTCGCGATGGCGCAATTCGCGCCTTCCACAACTCCTGCCGTCACCGCGGTTCGCGCGTCTGCACGTCCCACAAGGGGCAATCGGCCCGTCTGGTCTGTCCTTATCACCAGTGGACTTACGATCTGGATGGCAAGCTGCTCTTTGCCCGCCACATGGGTGAGGATTTCGACAAGGGCGAATTTGGCCTGAAGCCCGTCGCCTGCGAAAGCGTCGCGGGTTACGTGTTCATCTGTCTCGGCGCACAGCCGGCGGATTTCTCACCGGTCAGGGCCGAGGTGGAAGCCTACATGGCGCCGCACCGCATCCAGGAAGCGAAGGTCGCGCACGAAAGCACGATCATCGAGAAGGGCAACTGGAAGCTGGTCTGGGAAAACAACCGCGAGTGCTACCACTGCGCGGCCAACCATCCCGAACTCTGCCGCACCTATCCGGAAAATCCGAGTGTGACGGGCACCGATGGCGGTGCAAGCGACCCTGAGATCGGCGGTCATTGGGCACGCTGCGAAGCCGCTGGTTTGCCGAGCCGCTTCAAGATCGACCCGAAGGGGCAGTTCCGCGTTGCCCGCATGCCGCTGATTGGCGAAGCGGAAAGCTATACCATGTCGGGCAAGCGCGCTGTGAGGCGCCAGCTTTCTGATGATGTGACGATCAGCCATATCGGCGCATTGCTTCTGTTCCATTACCCGACGACCTGGAACCATTTCCTGGGTGATCACTCCATTTCCTTCCGCGTGCTGCCGCTCAGCGCCGAAGAAACCATGGTCACCACCAAATGGCTGGTTCACAAGGATGCGGTGGAAGGCGTCGATTACGATCTCGAAGAACTGACGCATGTTTGGAACGAGACCAACGATCAGGACCGCCGTATCGTTGAGGAAAATGCTTTCGGCATCCGCTCGCCCGCCTATGAACCTGGCCCTTACTCTATGGAGGATGAAGGCGGTGTGATGCAGTTCGTCAACTGGTATGCCGACTTCATGGTCGACCGGCTGTCCGGCGACAAGGCAAGGCTTTCTGCAGTCGCGTGA
- a CDS encoding hybrid-cluster NAD(P)-dependent oxidoreductase translates to MNMAVSYKHIDEMKPWSDKLHLLESVSVTPETPDVMTFLFRSEDENWFRYLPGQFVTLELPVGSEPLFRTYTLSSSPSRPYSLSVTVKAQANSIGTRWMFENLRPGMKIRALGPLGDFSYVRHPGEKYLFVSAGSGVTPMMSMVRDMSDRAPQSDIAFINCSRSPSDIVFRHELEYLARFMPKLSLGFIVEGCGRTDLWSGLKGMIDKAKIALLAPDFMDRTVFCCGPEPFMAAVRSMLEASGFDMSRYHQESFAPAAPVFVGESAVIDADGEAMASVGFTLSGKEAPCQPGQTILMTARAAGVRIGAACESGICGTCRVLKLSGEVEMSHNGGILDEEIEEGYILACCSRPLTDVKIEA, encoded by the coding sequence ATGAACATGGCCGTAAGTTACAAGCACATCGACGAAATGAAGCCGTGGAGCGACAAGCTTCACCTCTTGGAGTCCGTTTCGGTGACGCCGGAAACGCCTGATGTCATGACGTTTCTGTTCCGCTCGGAGGACGAGAACTGGTTCCGGTATTTGCCCGGCCAATTCGTCACCCTGGAGCTGCCGGTCGGGTCTGAGCCGCTGTTTCGCACCTACACACTGTCGTCCAGTCCCTCGCGGCCTTATTCTCTTTCGGTGACGGTGAAGGCACAGGCCAACAGTATCGGCACGCGCTGGATGTTCGAAAACTTGCGTCCAGGCATGAAAATCAGGGCGCTCGGACCGCTCGGCGATTTTTCCTACGTTCGTCACCCCGGAGAGAAGTATCTCTTCGTCTCGGCCGGGTCGGGCGTAACGCCGATGATGTCGATGGTGCGCGACATGAGCGATCGTGCACCGCAAAGCGATATCGCCTTCATCAACTGCTCCCGTTCGCCTTCGGATATCGTCTTCCGTCACGAACTCGAATATCTGGCGCGCTTCATGCCGAAATTGTCGCTAGGCTTCATTGTCGAGGGCTGCGGAAGAACCGATTTGTGGTCGGGCCTCAAGGGCATGATCGACAAAGCGAAGATCGCATTGCTTGCGCCGGATTTCATGGATCGTACCGTATTCTGTTGTGGCCCGGAGCCCTTCATGGCGGCTGTGCGCTCGATGCTGGAGGCATCGGGTTTCGACATGAGCCGTTACCATCAGGAAAGCTTTGCCCCTGCTGCTCCGGTCTTCGTCGGTGAGAGCGCCGTCATCGATGCGGATGGCGAGGCAATGGCAAGTGTCGGCTTCACGCTGTCGGGCAAGGAAGCGCCATGCCAGCCGGGGCAGACGATCTTGATGACGGCCCGTGCTGCTGGAGTGCGTATCGGTGCGGCCTGCGAATCCGGCATCTGCGGCACCTGCCGCGTGCTCAAACTTTCGGGCGAAGTTGAGATGAGCCACAATGGCGGAATTCTCGATGAGGAGATCGAAGAAGGCTACATTCTTGCCTGTTGCTCACGTCCCTTGACCGATGTGAAGATCGAAGCGTGA
- a CDS encoding BA14K family protein, with product MLNFRTTSVATALVVFLTSFTPSQAFQVPVPTPKPVSTASDIVVPVQYREWDRRRPPGDRMYRPRPPRDGYYNGHRGYRDRRPGYRYHNGYWFPLAAFAAGAIIGGTVAQPSRPAYGGSHVEWCQNRWRSYRAYDNTYQPNSGPRRICVSPYSR from the coding sequence ATGCTGAATTTCCGGACAACGAGCGTTGCCACAGCGCTCGTCGTGTTCCTGACAAGTTTTACACCTTCGCAGGCATTCCAGGTTCCGGTCCCGACCCCAAAGCCGGTTTCGACTGCGTCGGATATTGTCGTGCCGGTCCAGTATCGTGAATGGGATCGGAGAAGGCCACCAGGCGATCGTATGTACCGTCCGCGTCCGCCCCGTGACGGCTATTATAATGGCCATCGCGGCTACAGGGATCGCCGCCCCGGTTACCGTTATCACAACGGCTATTGGTTCCCGCTGGCAGCCTTTGCGGCTGGCGCCATCATCGGCGGCACGGTGGCACAGCCGTCACGTCCCGCCTACGGTGGCAGCCATGTCGAATGGTGCCAGAACCGTTGGCGTTCGTACCGTGCTTACGACAACACCTATCAGCCGAACAGTGGTCCGCGACGCATTTGCGTTTCGCCTTACAGCCGCTGA
- a CDS encoding BA14K family protein — MKSYVKTIFAAGLSAIMVAGAIVPAQALPLTMAPKSVETAGSDVVNVQYYRDRYERRGWYNGHRGYRDYRPGYRHRDGYWFPLAAFATGAIIGGALSQPREVYRPVPEYRPRPVYREYRPVYRGGMSRAHVNWCYGRYRSYDAGSNTFQPYNGPRQPCYSPYG; from the coding sequence ATGAAAAGCTATGTTAAGACTATCTTTGCTGCTGGTCTTTCTGCGATCATGGTTGCGGGCGCTATCGTTCCGGCGCAGGCCCTGCCATTGACCATGGCGCCGAAGAGCGTCGAAACGGCAGGCAGCGATGTCGTGAACGTGCAGTACTATCGTGACCGCTACGAGCGCCGTGGCTGGTATAACGGCCATCGCGGTTATCGCGATTACCGTCCGGGTTACCGCCATCGCGACGGTTACTGGTTCCCGCTTGCAGCCTTCGCAACGGGAGCGATTATCGGCGGTGCGCTGTCTCAGCCACGCGAAGTTTATCGCCCGGTACCGGAATACCGTCCGCGTCCAGTCTATCGCGAATATCGTCCGGTCTATCGCGGTGGCATGAGCCGCGCACACGTGAACTGGTGCTATGGCCGTTATCGTTCCTACGATGCCGGTAGCAACACGTTCCAGCCATATAATGGTCCGCGCCAGCCCTGCTATTCGCCTTACGGCTGA
- a CDS encoding transporter: MDLVTPVIPGLVWAYHFQPGKAPCRRLAPDAGFNEMVDCGGFFWLHLNLADQRVAGFLETIPGLDPTARATLTTHETHPSITVDEKSLYGTLVDFQREFDQETRDFGWLHFAVSDRFIITTRLQPLRSVDRLKAAIDKNANRYTTPSHVFEGLVAEFQRSLISLVMETTEQLNTIEDLVYDSETRDERRRLAPLRRTVVRLHRHLRTVLTLMRRASAVDEDEMPDGFEDVASRLMGRLEAVDHDVYALQERARLLHEEIDSKLSSETNRHLYILSLMTAFLLPPSLVTGFFGMNTDELPFTVGTGGTLSASLFIVISIALAWFVLKRARIL, translated from the coding sequence ATGGATCTCGTAACACCCGTTATCCCCGGCCTTGTCTGGGCCTATCACTTCCAGCCTGGAAAAGCGCCCTGCCGGCGGCTGGCGCCAGATGCCGGTTTCAACGAAATGGTCGATTGTGGTGGGTTCTTCTGGCTGCATCTCAATCTGGCAGACCAGCGCGTGGCAGGCTTTCTAGAAACGATCCCCGGCCTCGATCCGACCGCGCGTGCGACTCTCACCACCCATGAGACGCATCCCTCCATCACCGTCGACGAAAAGTCGCTCTATGGTACGCTGGTCGATTTCCAGCGCGAGTTCGATCAGGAAACGCGCGATTTCGGATGGTTGCACTTTGCGGTCAGTGATCGCTTCATTATCACCACGCGCCTTCAACCGCTGCGCTCGGTGGATCGCTTGAAAGCGGCAATCGACAAGAACGCCAACCGCTACACGACGCCATCACATGTCTTTGAGGGTCTGGTCGCGGAATTCCAGCGTTCGCTCATCAGCCTGGTGATGGAAACCACGGAGCAACTCAACACGATCGAGGATCTCGTTTACGACAGCGAGACACGCGACGAACGGCGCCGCCTCGCGCCGCTACGTCGCACGGTCGTCCGGTTGCACCGCCACCTTCGCACGGTGCTGACATTGATGCGACGCGCATCGGCCGTGGATGAAGACGAGATGCCGGATGGCTTCGAGGATGTTGCTTCACGCCTGATGGGACGTCTTGAGGCAGTGGACCACGATGTCTACGCCTTGCAGGAACGAGCCCGTCTGCTGCACGAGGAAATCGATTCCAAACTCTCGTCCGAGACCAACCGCCACCTTTACATTCTCTCCCTGATGACCGCATTTCTTCTGCCGCCGTCGCTTGTGACGGGTTTCTTCGGCATGAATACGGATGAATTGCCGTTTACGGTTGGCACAGGAGGAACGTTGTCAGCGAGCCTGTTCATCGTCATCTCGATTGCGCTCGCCTGGTTCGTGCTGAAACGGGCACGCATTCTCTGA